The following nucleotide sequence is from Demequina muriae.
CGCCTATGACGATATGCAGGCGCTCGACCTGGCCGGTCCGCTGGACGTATTTGGCGCAGCCAACGCGTTCGGGTCGGGCTCGCCGAGCTATGAGCTTTGCGTCATAGGCCTGGGCACCCACGCGGTGCGCGCGGAGAACGGCCTGGCCATCGTGCCCGATCATGCGCTCGAAGGCGCACCGCCGCTGGACACCTTGTTGATCCCCGGTGGCGCCGGCGCCCGCCAAGGCCTTGATCGCGACGCGAGGCTGCTGGGCTGGGTGCGCGAGCGGGCGCTGCTGACGCGTCGCGTCGTTTCGGTCTGCACCGGCGCCTACATCCTCGCGGCGACCGGTTTGCTTGACGGTCGGGCGGTTAC
It contains:
- a CDS encoding AraC family transcriptional regulator, translating into MTRPNSIKTIGLLAYDDMQALDLAGPLDVFGAANAFGSGSPSYELCVIGLGTHAVRAENGLAIVPDHALEGAPPLDTLLIPGGAGARQGLDRDARLLGWVRERALLTRRVVSVCTGAYILAATGLLDGRAVTTHWQFADDLTRRHPALRVDPDRLFIRDGSFATSGGLTAGMDLALALVEEDL